A genomic region of Cydia splendana chromosome 17, ilCydSple1.2, whole genome shotgun sequence contains the following coding sequences:
- the LOC134798655 gene encoding snRNA-activating protein complex subunit 3 isoform X1, translating to MESRSMTELQLSATTHNPVSEIVKEIDKEADCPTISGLLDSNCNNQEVNQSVIHSAEISNTSNSVESINSKLSRLSYASLGTEKLGEHFSPFKVTETPDSYDYDHAKRRKVDLYGPDIGPKIYNVKGNLVTPPIIAKNLPDIFNVLPIFGRAGSKEDIEDFYSRKIREFVGCDLNDEQFKNLANDCSPDLLRTGSELRMPTSVPTLSVFSEEENREYNEQHSNLCVVRKHRLRMASDSNASYQRKLKYRGTRLMPLAQAEDGEEAPEPDLEPGRDIIYVVRIYRPFPYNIKEKHVSSRHSVFSRCIVLAGRQPLSALRDRVVCANDVGMRVDVSAAPHQQPAAAAKDLFPSGFLFINNVFYVDARPGCSDRSAGLRAWARARGLGDFQTKDLHSTKLDDLIVRLGHPEVYVHQGNCEHLFTFSEIRLLNPDDPLSIKQYPAHTAVSQNQTVYCTTCAEFGAKWIVTNCSTVPFDPAYFCDTCFRLFLYKDGKKIGDFKAFSYRGNEINMLKPSG from the exons atggaGTCTAGATCAATGACCGAACTTCAACTGTCAGCGACAACTCACAACCCTGTCTCCGAAATCGTGAAAGAGATTGATAAGGAAGCTGATTGTCCTACAATCTCAGGCCTGCTGGATAGCAATTGTAATAATCAGGAAGTAAACCAAAGCGTTATTCATAGTGCTGAAATTAGTAACACCAGTAACTCAGTTGAGTCCATAAATTCAAAATTATCCCGTTTATCCTACGCATCACTTGGGACAGAAAAATTGGGAGAACATTTTAGTCCCTTCAAAGTCACAGAGACACCAGATTCCTATgattatgatcacgcaaaaAGAAGAAAAGTTGATTTGTATGGGCCAGACATTGGGCCCAAAATATACAATGTTAAGGGTAACCTAGTGACTCCACCGATTATTGCAAAGAACCTTCCAGATATATTTAATGTTCTTCCAATTTTTGGTCGGGCCGGGTCTAAAGAAGATATTGAGGACTTTTATTCACGAAAGATAAGGGAATTTGTTGGCTGTGATCTGAATGATGAACAGTTTAAAAATCTTGCCAATGATTGCAG TCCTGACTTGCTAAGGACTGGCAGTGAGCTAAGAATGCCAACGTCTGTGCCTACGCTATCAGTGTTCTCCGAGGAAGAGAACAGAGAGTACAACGAGCAACACAGCAACCTGTGCGTTGTGAGGAAGCATCGGTTACGTATGGCCAGCGACTCTAATGCCAGTTACCAGAGAAAGCTGAAATATCGGGGCACACGGCTCATGCCACTTGCACAG GCTGAAGATGGAGAGGAAGCGCCTGAACCAGACCTAGAACCTGGCAGAGATATAATCTATGTTGTGCGGATATATAGACCCTTCCCATATAATATTAAGGAGAAACAT GTGAGCAGCCGGCACTCGGTATTCAGCCGCTGCATAGTGCTAGCGGGGCGCCAGCCCCTGTCGGCGCTGCGCGACCGCGTGGTGTGCGCCAACGATGTCGGCATGCGCGTCGACGTGTCCGCCGCGCCGCACCAGCAGCCCGCCGCTGCAGCCAAG GACCTCTTCCCCTCCGGGTTCCTGTTCATCAACAACGTATTCTACGTGGACGCTCGCCCCGGCTGCTCGGACCGCAGCGCCGGCCTGCGGGCCTGGGCGCGCGCAAGAGGCCTCGGAGACTTTCAAACAAAGGACCTACACTCCACTAAACTAGACGATCTGATCGTGAGACTGGGACATCCAGAG GTCTACGTCCACCAAGGTAACTGCGAGCATCTCTTTACCTTCTCTGAGATACGTCTTCTCAATCCTGATGACCCACTCTCAATCAAGCAGTACCCAGCCCACACCGCTGTCTCACAAAACCAGACAGTCTACTGCACAACTTGTGCTGAGTTCGGAGCCAAATGGATTGTCACCAATTGCTCCACTGTCCCCTTTGACCCGGCTTACTTCTGTGATACATG
- the LOC134798655 gene encoding uncharacterized protein LOC134798655 isoform X2: protein MESRSMTELQLSATTHNPVSEIVKEIDKEADCPTISGLLDSNCNNQEVNQSVIHSAEISNTSNSVESINSKLSRLSYASLGTEKLGEHFSPFKVTETPDSYDYDHAKRRKVDLYGPDIGPKIYNVKGNLVTPPIIAKNLPDIFNVLPIFGRAGSKEDIEDFYSRKIREFVGCDLNDEQFKNLANDCSPDLLRTGSELRMPTSVPTLSVFSEEENREYNEQHSNLCVVRKHRLRMASDSNASYQRKLKYRGTRLMPLAQAEDGEEAPEPDLEPGRDIIYVVRIYRPFPYNIKEKHDLFPSGFLFINNVFYVDARPGCSDRSAGLRAWARARGLGDFQTKDLHSTKLDDLIVRLGHPEVYVHQGNCEHLFTFSEIRLLNPDDPLSIKQYPAHTAVSQNQTVYCTTCAEFGAKWIVTNCSTVPFDPAYFCDTCFRLFLYKDGKKIGDFKAFSYRGNEINMLKPSG from the exons atggaGTCTAGATCAATGACCGAACTTCAACTGTCAGCGACAACTCACAACCCTGTCTCCGAAATCGTGAAAGAGATTGATAAGGAAGCTGATTGTCCTACAATCTCAGGCCTGCTGGATAGCAATTGTAATAATCAGGAAGTAAACCAAAGCGTTATTCATAGTGCTGAAATTAGTAACACCAGTAACTCAGTTGAGTCCATAAATTCAAAATTATCCCGTTTATCCTACGCATCACTTGGGACAGAAAAATTGGGAGAACATTTTAGTCCCTTCAAAGTCACAGAGACACCAGATTCCTATgattatgatcacgcaaaaAGAAGAAAAGTTGATTTGTATGGGCCAGACATTGGGCCCAAAATATACAATGTTAAGGGTAACCTAGTGACTCCACCGATTATTGCAAAGAACCTTCCAGATATATTTAATGTTCTTCCAATTTTTGGTCGGGCCGGGTCTAAAGAAGATATTGAGGACTTTTATTCACGAAAGATAAGGGAATTTGTTGGCTGTGATCTGAATGATGAACAGTTTAAAAATCTTGCCAATGATTGCAG TCCTGACTTGCTAAGGACTGGCAGTGAGCTAAGAATGCCAACGTCTGTGCCTACGCTATCAGTGTTCTCCGAGGAAGAGAACAGAGAGTACAACGAGCAACACAGCAACCTGTGCGTTGTGAGGAAGCATCGGTTACGTATGGCCAGCGACTCTAATGCCAGTTACCAGAGAAAGCTGAAATATCGGGGCACACGGCTCATGCCACTTGCACAG GCTGAAGATGGAGAGGAAGCGCCTGAACCAGACCTAGAACCTGGCAGAGATATAATCTATGTTGTGCGGATATATAGACCCTTCCCATATAATATTAAGGAGAAACAT GACCTCTTCCCCTCCGGGTTCCTGTTCATCAACAACGTATTCTACGTGGACGCTCGCCCCGGCTGCTCGGACCGCAGCGCCGGCCTGCGGGCCTGGGCGCGCGCAAGAGGCCTCGGAGACTTTCAAACAAAGGACCTACACTCCACTAAACTAGACGATCTGATCGTGAGACTGGGACATCCAGAG GTCTACGTCCACCAAGGTAACTGCGAGCATCTCTTTACCTTCTCTGAGATACGTCTTCTCAATCCTGATGACCCACTCTCAATCAAGCAGTACCCAGCCCACACCGCTGTCTCACAAAACCAGACAGTCTACTGCACAACTTGTGCTGAGTTCGGAGCCAAATGGATTGTCACCAATTGCTCCACTGTCCCCTTTGACCCGGCTTACTTCTGTGATACATG
- the LOC134798549 gene encoding immediate early response 3-interacting protein 1: protein MLTLWNLFEATLLCLNAVCVLHEERFMQKMGWGAQSHSQGFEDQSTVKYQILNLVRSIRTVTRIPLIILNILTIIFKLLLG from the exons ATGCTTACTTTGTGGAATTTGTTTGAAGCCACATTACTTTGTCTTAATGCAGTCTGCGTACTTCACGAAGAAAGATTTATGCAAAAAA TGGGATGGGGAGCTCAAAGTCACAGCCAAGGATTTGAAGATCAGTCAACAGTGAAATACCAGATCTTGAACTTAGTTAGGTCCATAAGAACAGTGACAAGAA ttCCGCTGATTATACTAAACATACTCACAATCATATTCAAGTTACTATTGGGATAA